The window CGGTGGCGGGAGTTCTGGTGGAAGCTACGGCGGGAGCGCAGCTGCTGGTGGCGGCAGCAGTGGCACCGGTGGCGGGAGCACGGCCGTCGCCCCCTCGACGACCACGCCCCGACCGACGACGACCGAGACAGCGACCCAGACACCGACACCAGCCGGCCCGCCGACACCGACGGCCCGGACTCCGTTCGAGACGGTGAGCGAGAGCCCGTCCGAATCGCTGACGGGGACGGTCGTCGTCTCGGACCGGGAGACGGGGTACCTCTGCCGGGTCGACACCGGAACCGCCGTCTCCATGGCCTTCGCGGGCGAGGCGGTCGACGGCGGGTCGGTGAACTGGTATCTGGGTGATGCCAGCGCGCTGGCGTCCTACTGGGACGGCAGCGAAGAGAGCCTGTTCGCCTCGTTCCACGGATGGTCAGCGTTCGACTTCGGGCCGTTCACCACGGGCAACGGGGCGACCGCGCTGCTGGTCGAGCCAGTCGACGACCCCGTGACGCTCTCGTACGCCATCACGGTCCAGTGACACGCACCGGTCCGTATCCGCCGCTCAGTCGAAGTCGGGCAGGTCCTCGGGCGGCTCGTAGTCGGCCTCCCAGTCGATGTACTCCTCCTTCAGCACCTCGCAGACCACCTGCCCGAGTTCCGTGAGCCCGGCGTTGATGGCCGAGACGGTGCCCCACGAGTCGAGGTCGGGGTGGAGGTCGCGGACCTTCCAGTCTTCGGGGAGGCCGGGCGCGTGGTACCCGACGCGGTCGGCGAAGTCGTCCCAGAAGAAGTCGAAGCGCGAGGGCAACTCGAGGTCGAGCGCGATCTCCCAGTCGGCCGCGTCCATCTGCGCGGTCTCGGTCCACTCCGCGAACGCCTCGTCCCAGGCCCCCTCCTCGAGGAACGTCTGGAGCTCGTCGCGGCGGTAGTCGTCGCCCTGCACCTCGGCGTCGTCGTACTCGTCCGGGTCGAGGTTCGGCTCCAGTTCTGGCGGCGCCGGCGGCTCGACGTCCAGTCCCATGCGTGCGGGTTGCACGTGGTGGGCGATAAACCCGCGGGCACCGGCGGGACAGCGGAGAGCGGCGTGGGTCGACCGGGGACCGGCAGCGCGAAGTGCCACGCCCGTCACCGGCCGGTCGTGCCCCGTGATTCGCCGGACCCCGGCGCCCGGGTCGTCCTCGCGCTCGGGACGGTGTTCGGCCTCGCCTCGCTCGTCCGGACCGCCGTCGTGACACCCGGCGAGGTCGCGCTGAACTTCCAGGTTTACTACGGGACTGCCGAGGCGTTCCTGGCCGGGGGGGCGCTGTACGGCCAGTCGCCGGTCGGAGTCGACTGGCTGGTCTACCTCTACCCGCCGCTCACCGTTCTCGCGTTCGTCCCGTTCACGCTGTTGCCGCTGGGGGCGGCGTACGCCGTCTTCACCGCGCTCTCGGTGGCCGGCGGGCTGGCGCTTGCGTGGCTGCTCGTCCGGGCTGTCGAGCGACACGGCCAGTCGCTCGGGCGTGTCGACCGAATGCTCGTGGCTGGCTTCGTCGTCTGTGGCATCTACACGGTGCCGTCGCTGGTGTTCGGGCAGGTGAACCTGCTGCTCGCGCTGGCCGTCGCCGTCGGATTCGTCGCGCTGGCGTCCGGTCGGGACGACTTCGCGGGGAGCGCACTGGGGCTGGCGGCGTTCGTGAAGGTGTTTCCGGCCGGATTCGGGCTGTGGCTCGTTCGTCGGCGGGCGTGGCGCGCGGTGGGAGCGGCGGTCGCGACGGGGGGCGGACTGCTCGCTGCGGGCCTCGTCCTCGGGCCGGAGGTGACGGTCGCGTACGTGACGGAGGCACTCTTGCCGCGAACCGCCCGGGGAGCGTTCACCGGGGGGCTGGGACCGAACGCGACCTTCCTGACGGTTCGACGGCCGCTGTCGCTGCTGTTCCCGGATTCACCGGTGGCGCGAACGGTGGGGGCGGTCGCGCTGCTGGCACCGGTCGTCGCAGTCGGGTGCTGGCGGGTCGACACGACGCGCCGGCGACTGGTCGCCACGTTCACTATCGTCGCCGGCATCCTGCTGGCGCTTCCCTCGTATCCCATCTACTACGTCGTCCTCGCGTATCCGCTGGTCCCGCTGCTCTACCTGTTCGAGGGGCCGGGGCGGCGGCTGTTCACGGTCGGCGCCGCGCTGGCGATGGCGACGGTGTACCTGAACGACGTTCGTGCCGGCCTGACAGCACTCGGACTACCGGCGCCGATGCACGATGCGCTCCTGTCGGTGCTGACGCCGCTCCTGACCGTCGGGACGGTGCCGCTCTACGGGTTCACGCTCTGTCTCGCCGGCTGCCTGCGGTATCAGGTGGCCGGGGGGCGGGACGACCCCGCAGCCACGCGCGGCAGACGCGCGTCTGACGAACGTTGAAGTAGGAAGAGCGACGAAACATTGGCACGATGGGCAACAAGAACAAGACCATCTCCTTCAGGGTCAACGAGGAGTCGTTCGAGGCCCTGCAGAGCATCGCCGAGGAGCGCGACATCTCGCTCTCGGCGGTCTTCCGTGACTACGTCGAGATGCTCGTTGCCCACGACGGACAGGTCCAGGTCGTGCCCGAGCACCAGCTCGACGACTCGACCACCTCGCCCGCCGAATCCTTCCCGCCGAAGGTCGAGGTCCCCAAGTCGTTCGTCCGCGAGCACGAGCGCCTCGAACTGGAGTCCGAGCACCTCCGTGAACAGCTCGACGAGTACAAGAAGTACGTCACGAAGCTCTCCCAGCGCCTCGAGGAGGAGGAGAACGAGGAGGTCATCCACCTCGAGGACCTCGACGACGGCGAGGAGGAAGAGGAGCCGTCGTTCCGGCTGGGTTGAACGCGACCCCCGGGCCCGAGCCGTTCTGCGATATCACTCGGTAGCCGTCTCCGTCTCGGCGTCGTCGCCGCCCGAGCTGGTGGTCCGCGCCCGGACGAGCGCCACCAGGTACGCCGCCACGACGATGGCAAGCGCCGCCGCCGCGGCCGCGAGGAAGGGGTTCTCGGTGGCGAGCCACGTACCGCCTGCGAGGTACGGGTAGAGCAGGAGCACGAGGATGTACCACTGGCGGCGTTCG of the Haloglomus salinum genome contains:
- a CDS encoding ribbon-helix-helix protein, CopG family, with translation MGNKNKTISFRVNEESFEALQSIAEERDISLSAVFRDYVEMLVAHDGQVQVVPEHQLDDSTTSPAESFPPKVEVPKSFVREHERLELESEHLREQLDEYKKYVTKLSQRLEEEENEEVIHLEDLDDGEEEEEPSFRLG
- a CDS encoding glycosyltransferase family 87 protein, which translates into the protein MPRDSPDPGARVVLALGTVFGLASLVRTAVVTPGEVALNFQVYYGTAEAFLAGGALYGQSPVGVDWLVYLYPPLTVLAFVPFTLLPLGAAYAVFTALSVAGGLALAWLLVRAVERHGQSLGRVDRMLVAGFVVCGIYTVPSLVFGQVNLLLALAVAVGFVALASGRDDFAGSALGLAAFVKVFPAGFGLWLVRRRAWRAVGAAVATGGGLLAAGLVLGPEVTVAYVTEALLPRTARGAFTGGLGPNATFLTVRRPLSLLFPDSPVARTVGAVALLAPVVAVGCWRVDTTRRRLVATFTIVAGILLALPSYPIYYVVLAYPLVPLLYLFEGPGRRLFTVGAALAMATVYLNDVRAGLTALGLPAPMHDALLSVLTPLLTVGTVPLYGFTLCLAGCLRYQVAGGRDDPAATRGRRASDER